In Vanessa atalanta chromosome 17, ilVanAtal1.2, whole genome shotgun sequence, one DNA window encodes the following:
- the LOC125070363 gene encoding lysM and putative peptidoglycan-binding domain-containing protein 3 isoform X1 — MKQRTRLTHNGDDLISNMNGVRDDKEFQSEIQLYRIKPQDHFIEAQVQEGDTLQAISLRFHCSISELKRINQIHKDNEIFARRTIKVPVTPYSVLTEMIPAPQPQPPLPSTSNQVSTSLSMHNMLYQPVENNSPQKHNNNIQNGMETKEADFAIDCNTVVMNSSLAPSVTPYTDTEQNESISEDTQLLPSKTKVPVEAVVVKELTSHGADFGLKWYHLVCCLLILGVLTPLLYIMFYLDKHEHSDIPPLHPTR, encoded by the exons atgaaacaaag AACGCGATTGACACACAACGGGGATGACCTGATCTCCAATATGAACGGTGTAAGAGATGACAAGGAATTTCAAAGCGAGATTCAATTATACAGGATAAAGCCCCAGGACCATTTCATAGAGGCCCAAGTTCAAGAAGGCGATACACTACAGGCTATCTCGCTACGATTTCATTGTTCT ATTTCAGAATTAAAAAGGATTAACCAAATACATAAAGACAATGAAATATTTGCAAGAAGAACAATTAAAGTTCCTGTTACACCTTACTCGGTACTCACAGAAATGATTCCTGCACCTCAGCCTCAACCACCTTTACCGTCTACATCTAACCAAGTATCTACCAGCCTCAGTATGCATAATATGCTTTACCAACCTGTAGAAAATAATTCACCCcagaaacataacaataatattcaaaatggcATGGAAACAAAGGAAGCTGACTTTGCAATTGATTGCAACACTGTTGTTATGAATAGCTCTCTGGCTCCATCCGTCACTCCATATACAGATACAGAACAAAATGAATCCATATCAGAGGATACCCAACTCTTGCCTAGTAAGACTAAGGTTCCTGTTGAAGCTGTGGTAGTGAAAGAATTGACATCACACGGTGCAGATTTTGGATTAAAGTGGTATCATCTTGTTTGCTGCTTACTTATTCTTGGTGTTCTGACGCCACTATTGTATATCATGTTTTATCTAGACAAACATGAACATTCAGACATACCACCGTTGCATCCGACAAGATGA
- the LOC125070363 gene encoding lysM and putative peptidoglycan-binding domain-containing protein 3 isoform X2, whose amino-acid sequence MNGVRDDKEFQSEIQLYRIKPQDHFIEAQVQEGDTLQAISLRFHCSISELKRINQIHKDNEIFARRTIKVPVTPYSVLTEMIPAPQPQPPLPSTSNQVSTSLSMHNMLYQPVENNSPQKHNNNIQNGMETKEADFAIDCNTVVMNSSLAPSVTPYTDTEQNESISEDTQLLPSKTKVPVEAVVVKELTSHGADFGLKWYHLVCCLLILGVLTPLLYIMFYLDKHEHSDIPPLHPTR is encoded by the exons ATGAACGGTGTAAGAGATGACAAGGAATTTCAAAGCGAGATTCAATTATACAGGATAAAGCCCCAGGACCATTTCATAGAGGCCCAAGTTCAAGAAGGCGATACACTACAGGCTATCTCGCTACGATTTCATTGTTCT ATTTCAGAATTAAAAAGGATTAACCAAATACATAAAGACAATGAAATATTTGCAAGAAGAACAATTAAAGTTCCTGTTACACCTTACTCGGTACTCACAGAAATGATTCCTGCACCTCAGCCTCAACCACCTTTACCGTCTACATCTAACCAAGTATCTACCAGCCTCAGTATGCATAATATGCTTTACCAACCTGTAGAAAATAATTCACCCcagaaacataacaataatattcaaaatggcATGGAAACAAAGGAAGCTGACTTTGCAATTGATTGCAACACTGTTGTTATGAATAGCTCTCTGGCTCCATCCGTCACTCCATATACAGATACAGAACAAAATGAATCCATATCAGAGGATACCCAACTCTTGCCTAGTAAGACTAAGGTTCCTGTTGAAGCTGTGGTAGTGAAAGAATTGACATCACACGGTGCAGATTTTGGATTAAAGTGGTATCATCTTGTTTGCTGCTTACTTATTCTTGGTGTTCTGACGCCACTATTGTATATCATGTTTTATCTAGACAAACATGAACATTCAGACATACCACCGTTGCATCCGACAAGATGA
- the LOC125070375 gene encoding heterogeneous nuclear ribonucleoprotein K isoform X1: MKRDAYGDDGPMQKRQRQTDDEVTFLIPSKVAGSIIGKGGSNISKLRNEYKASITVPDCPGPERVLSITASDIDTIMEIVKDILPNLADGAPKGGTSDDLDVRLLIHQSRAGCVIGKAGAKIKELREKTGARLKIFSNPAPQSSERVVQLVGKPDAVAAGVREVLHLIRQVPIKGGIQNYDPHNYDDFYADEYGGFGSGQGPRGAGPRGGPPRGPPRGPPPMGPGGRPPPPRGGPPMGRNGPPPPRAFNDFAGPGPRGNFNGPPRGNFGGGGGGGGGGGFGNNFGGNRSSSGGNFNGNGGNQQETTQVTIPKDLAGAIIGKAGSRIRKIRAESGAGIEIAEPLPGAADRIITITGTKPRIQKAQYLLQQSVHESNPNLGRGNF; encoded by the exons aTGAAACGCGACGCTTACGGCGACGATGGTCCCATGCAGAAGCGCCAGCGGCAAACCGACGATGAAGTCACCTTCCTCATACCGAGCAAG GTGGCCGGCTCAATTATCGGGAAAGGGGGTTCGAATATATCCAAGTTGAGGAATGAG TACAAAGCCTCTATAACAGTCCCAGATTGCCCCGGCCCCGAACG agTTCTGTCCATAACGGCGTCGGATATCGACACGATTATGGAAATTGTAAAAGATATACTTCCAAATTTGGCTGAT GGTGCTCCGAAGGGTGGCACCAGTGACGACTTGGACGTCCGCCTACTGATACATCAAAGCCGAGCCGGTTGTGTCATCGGCAAGGCTGGAGCCAAGATCAAAGAGCTGCGGGAG aaAACTGGCGCCCGGTTGAAGATCTTTTCGAACCCCGCGCCGCAGAGCTCGGAGCGAGTCGTGCAGCTTGTGGGCAAGCCGGACGCCGTCGCAGCCGGAGTGAGGGAGGTGCTGCATCTCATACGGCAG GTACCGATCAAGGGTGGTATTCAGAATTACGATCCGCACAACTACGACGATTTCTACGCCGACGAATATGGCGGCTTCGGCAGCGGTCAGGGACCTCGGGGTGCCGGACCTCGCGGTGGACCACCGCGCGGACCTCCCCGTGGACCCCCACCCATGGGACCCGGCGGCAGGCCGCCCCCGCCCCGGGGAGGTCCCCCTATGGGCCGCAACGGTCCCCCGCCACCGAGAGCGTTCAACGACTTCGCGGGTCCCGGACCTCGCGGTAACTTCAATGGTCCGCCTCGTGGAAACTTCGGTGGAGGCGGCGGTGGCGGCGGTGGCGGAGGCTTCGGCAACAATTTTGGAGGCAACCGCTCGTCGTCCGGTGGCAACTTTAACGGAAATGGTGGCAACCAGCAAGAGACCACCCAAGTTACTATTCCCAAAGAC CTGGCGGGCGCCATCATCGGCAAGGCGGGCTCGCGCATCCGCAAGATCCGCGCGGAGAGCGGCGCCGGCATCGAGATCGCCGAGCCGCTGCCCGGCGCCGCCGACCGCATCATCACCATCACCGGCACCAAGCCGCGCATCCAGAAGGCGCAGTACCTGCTGCAGCAGAG tGTACACGAGAGCAACCCGAACCTCGGACGTGGGAATTTTTGA
- the LOC125070375 gene encoding heterogeneous nuclear ribonucleoprotein K isoform X2, protein MRVLSITASDIDTIMEIVKDILPNLADGAPKGGTSDDLDVRLLIHQSRAGCVIGKAGAKIKELREKTGARLKIFSNPAPQSSERVVQLVGKPDAVAAGVREVLHLIRQVPIKGGIQNYDPHNYDDFYADEYGGFGSGQGPRGAGPRGGPPRGPPRGPPPMGPGGRPPPPRGGPPMGRNGPPPPRAFNDFAGPGPRGNFNGPPRGNFGGGGGGGGGGGFGNNFGGNRSSSGGNFNGNGGNQQETTQVTIPKDLAGAIIGKAGSRIRKIRAESGAGIEIAEPLPGAADRIITITGTKPRIQKAQYLLQQSVHESNPNLGRGNF, encoded by the exons ATGAG agTTCTGTCCATAACGGCGTCGGATATCGACACGATTATGGAAATTGTAAAAGATATACTTCCAAATTTGGCTGAT GGTGCTCCGAAGGGTGGCACCAGTGACGACTTGGACGTCCGCCTACTGATACATCAAAGCCGAGCCGGTTGTGTCATCGGCAAGGCTGGAGCCAAGATCAAAGAGCTGCGGGAG aaAACTGGCGCCCGGTTGAAGATCTTTTCGAACCCCGCGCCGCAGAGCTCGGAGCGAGTCGTGCAGCTTGTGGGCAAGCCGGACGCCGTCGCAGCCGGAGTGAGGGAGGTGCTGCATCTCATACGGCAG GTACCGATCAAGGGTGGTATTCAGAATTACGATCCGCACAACTACGACGATTTCTACGCCGACGAATATGGCGGCTTCGGCAGCGGTCAGGGACCTCGGGGTGCCGGACCTCGCGGTGGACCACCGCGCGGACCTCCCCGTGGACCCCCACCCATGGGACCCGGCGGCAGGCCGCCCCCGCCCCGGGGAGGTCCCCCTATGGGCCGCAACGGTCCCCCGCCACCGAGAGCGTTCAACGACTTCGCGGGTCCCGGACCTCGCGGTAACTTCAATGGTCCGCCTCGTGGAAACTTCGGTGGAGGCGGCGGTGGCGGCGGTGGCGGAGGCTTCGGCAACAATTTTGGAGGCAACCGCTCGTCGTCCGGTGGCAACTTTAACGGAAATGGTGGCAACCAGCAAGAGACCACCCAAGTTACTATTCCCAAAGAC CTGGCGGGCGCCATCATCGGCAAGGCGGGCTCGCGCATCCGCAAGATCCGCGCGGAGAGCGGCGCCGGCATCGAGATCGCCGAGCCGCTGCCCGGCGCCGCCGACCGCATCATCACCATCACCGGCACCAAGCCGCGCATCCAGAAGGCGCAGTACCTGCTGCAGCAGAG tGTACACGAGAGCAACCCGAACCTCGGACGTGGGAATTTTTGA